In Micromonospora sp. NBC_01813, the following are encoded in one genomic region:
- the dxr gene encoding 1-deoxy-D-xylulose-5-phosphate reductoisomerase — protein MVLLGSTGSVGTQAVDIVTRNPDRFRIVALGAGGGNVELLAAQALQLGVEAVAVARASAAQDLQLAFYAEASRRGYPTGGFKIPKILAGPSAMAELAQWPCDVVLNGVDGSRGLAPTLAALRAGRTLALANKESLIAGGPIVRAAMQRPDQIVPVDSEHSALAQCLRSGSAAEVGRLVVTASGGPFRGRARAELTGVTPEQAMAHPTWNMGPVITINSATLVNKGLEIIEAHELFGIPYPRIEVVVHPQSVIHSMVEFVDGSTIAQASPPDMRLPIALALGWPARVPAATVPVDWTRAHTWEFAPLDDAAFPAVALAKQVGADGRCRPAVYNAANEECVAAFVAGRLPFLGIVDTVERVLQSAPDFGEPGTVEDVLAAESWARSRAQEFIGASAEGA, from the coding sequence ATCGTTCTGCTCGGCTCGACCGGATCGGTCGGCACCCAGGCGGTCGACATCGTCACCCGCAACCCGGACCGGTTCCGTATCGTCGCGCTCGGCGCCGGTGGCGGCAACGTCGAGTTGCTGGCCGCCCAGGCGCTGCAACTGGGGGTCGAAGCGGTGGCGGTGGCCCGTGCCTCAGCCGCCCAGGATCTGCAGCTCGCCTTCTACGCCGAGGCGTCCCGGCGCGGCTACCCGACCGGCGGCTTCAAGATCCCGAAGATCCTGGCCGGTCCATCGGCGATGGCGGAGCTCGCGCAGTGGCCGTGCGACGTGGTGCTCAACGGGGTGGACGGCTCGCGTGGGCTGGCGCCGACCCTGGCGGCGTTGCGGGCGGGCCGGACCCTGGCGTTGGCGAACAAGGAGTCGCTGATCGCCGGTGGGCCGATCGTGCGGGCCGCGATGCAGCGCCCGGACCAGATCGTGCCGGTCGACTCGGAGCACTCGGCGCTCGCCCAGTGTCTGCGGTCCGGATCGGCCGCCGAGGTGGGCCGGCTGGTGGTGACCGCCAGCGGTGGCCCGTTCCGGGGCCGTGCACGTGCCGAGTTGACCGGGGTCACCCCGGAGCAGGCGATGGCCCACCCGACCTGGAACATGGGGCCGGTCATCACGATCAACTCGGCGACCCTGGTCAACAAGGGCCTGGAGATCATCGAGGCGCACGAACTGTTCGGCATCCCGTACCCGCGTATCGAGGTGGTGGTCCACCCACAGTCGGTGATCCATTCGATGGTGGAGTTCGTGGACGGCTCGACGATCGCCCAGGCCAGCCCGCCGGACATGCGGCTGCCGATCGCGCTCGCCCTGGGCTGGCCGGCCCGGGTGCCGGCGGCCACCGTGCCGGTGGACTGGACCCGGGCGCATACCTGGGAGTTCGCCCCGCTCGACGACGCGGCGTTCCCGGCGGTCGCGTTGGCCAAGCAGGTCGGCGCGGACGGGCGGTGCCGTCCGGCGGTGTACAACGCGGCGAACGAGGAGTGCGTGGCGGCGTTCGTGGCCGGCAGGCTACCGTTTCTCGGCATCGTCGACACGGTGGAACGGGTGCTGCAGTCGGCGCCCGACTTCGGGGAACCGGGTACGGTCGAGGATGTGCTCGCTGCGGAATCCTGGGCCCGGTCCCGGGCGCAGGAGTTCATCGGTGCGTCGGCGGAGGGAGCTTGA
- a CDS encoding Uma2 family endonuclease, whose translation MALPAFVSDPQPPREPSFDVLGDFDEPWTAQLALDLLPETNGPKVEVLSGSVIVTPHAGVDHQSVERELSYLLHRAARRAGLWAYPEINVVSGTNLFIPDLAVLRISGGGRTTVDAVDAVLLGEIVSRGNRRKDVIDRPREYAAAGVPWFLRVDLRNRVPALVLHELADGEYRPVAAAAAGTTFVMKEPFEFSIDPADLLDEAAPE comes from the coding sequence ATGGCACTGCCGGCGTTCGTATCCGATCCGCAGCCACCGCGCGAGCCGTCGTTCGACGTGCTCGGGGATTTCGACGAGCCGTGGACCGCGCAGCTCGCCCTTGACCTGTTGCCGGAGACCAATGGTCCCAAGGTCGAGGTTCTCAGCGGGAGCGTGATCGTGACACCACATGCCGGAGTTGACCACCAGTCGGTCGAGCGGGAGTTGTCGTACCTGCTCCATCGTGCTGCGCGGCGGGCGGGCCTGTGGGCCTACCCGGAAATCAACGTCGTCTCCGGGACCAACCTGTTCATTCCGGATCTCGCTGTGCTCCGCATCTCCGGTGGCGGCAGGACAACCGTCGACGCGGTCGACGCTGTCCTGTTGGGCGAGATCGTCTCACGCGGCAACCGCCGCAAGGATGTCATCGACCGTCCTCGGGAGTACGCGGCGGCGGGTGTCCCGTGGTTCCTACGGGTCGATCTGCGCAACCGGGTGCCGGCGTTGGTGTTGCACGAGTTGGCCGACGGTGAGTACCGGCCGGTGGCGGCGGCTGCGGCGGGCACCACGTTCGTGATGAAGGAGCCGTTCGAGTTCTCGATCGACCCGGCGGATCTGCTCGACGAGGCTGCGCCAGAATGA
- a CDS encoding YhjD/YihY/BrkB family envelope integrity protein, whose amino-acid sequence MVTRGRRLVRAAFRPLRGQDLSLHAASITFFGAIAVVPVVLLAIWLTGLFAGADRVRRLTDPAIDTLPGQIGADRAAAALIDAGLHLTPLLALAALLPASLYGEGLRRAFVSVAPPPEPAESMVGWRGRVLLLPLLGAAPALMLLVLLALPSAAGLFVRGGWAGALGVVVSFLAVWLGLSPVLVWVYRVVGPGKPDWLATVAVGSFTAANLAGFLHGFILFCSLPLDLGLPFGGLDQVGAAVAVLLWLYLLHVIVLAGYSATLVFSRWRQRRRPVNQPEGRPAGPPTPAAATAVPRADRTGGKAGPTDPAPTSSTGPAAA is encoded by the coding sequence ATGGTCACCCGAGGTCGCCGACTGGTCCGGGCCGCGTTCCGGCCGCTACGCGGGCAGGACCTGTCGCTGCACGCCGCCTCGATCACCTTCTTCGGCGCGATCGCCGTGGTCCCGGTGGTGCTGCTGGCGATCTGGCTGACCGGGCTGTTCGCCGGCGCCGACCGGGTCCGCCGGCTCACCGACCCGGCGATCGACACCCTGCCGGGACAGATCGGCGCCGACCGGGCCGCCGCCGCGCTGATCGACGCCGGACTGCACCTCACTCCGCTGCTGGCGTTGGCCGCCCTGCTGCCCGCCTCGCTCTACGGCGAAGGGCTGCGCCGGGCGTTCGTGTCGGTGGCACCACCACCGGAGCCGGCCGAGTCGATGGTCGGCTGGCGGGGCCGCGTACTGCTGCTGCCGTTGCTCGGCGCCGCACCCGCGCTGATGCTGCTGGTCCTGCTGGCGCTGCCGTCGGCCGCCGGGCTGTTCGTCCGGGGCGGCTGGGCCGGAGCCCTCGGGGTGGTCGTGTCGTTCCTGGCCGTCTGGCTGGGGCTGAGCCCGGTGTTGGTCTGGGTCTACCGGGTGGTCGGGCCGGGCAAACCGGACTGGCTGGCCACCGTCGCGGTCGGGTCGTTCACCGCAGCCAACCTAGCCGGCTTCCTGCACGGCTTCATCCTGTTCTGCTCACTGCCGCTGGACCTCGGCCTGCCGTTCGGCGGACTCGACCAGGTCGGTGCGGCGGTCGCGGTGCTGCTCTGGCTCTACCTGCTGCACGTCATCGTGCTGGCCGGCTACTCGGCGACGCTGGTGTTCAGCCGGTGGCGCCAGCGCCGCCGGCCGGTGAATCAGCCGGAAGGCCGGCCTGCGGGCCCACCGACGCCGGCTGCGGCGACGGCGGTGCCTCGTGCAGACCGAACCGGCGGTAAAGCCGGCCCAACGGACCCGGCGCCCACCAGTTCCACCGGCCCAGCAGCCGCATAG
- a CDS encoding phytoene desaturase family protein → MGTSQPPAADLDALPARADVIIVGAGHNGLVSAILLARAGLDVLMLEAADVIGGATRTERPFVTVPGLSHSTGSYLLGLMPPELLTTLDVDIPVLRRDPHYFLPTPGGPGSPYLLFGADRAATRAQMAAAFSPADVAADDAMQAELAALRDDLAPAWLTEPLPVEQTAQRYIRPALRQVFVDLVRGSVADYLARFEFRSELLVAMYAVTDGLSGLTAGPDDPGTGHNFLAHNMCRLPGSDGTWMIAAGGMGTVSRTFADAARAAGARIVTSAPVTSVTVSGTAASGGAVTGVVVAGDREVTASVVLGAGDPYRLLALVPDGVLPAELTDRIAATRRPGSTLKVNLALTGLPRFSCLPEAAPSPFGATIHLLPGSASLLPGGGGGSGSESPMAALRAMWADVQAGRLPAEPTIEWYLHTTVDPSLRDAAGHHSSALFVQSVPWAPTGSSWAAELPGYVDRLLAICDRYAPGTSSLVAEAVPLAPPGIETHFGITGGHIHHVDNTVSFTDRMPYATGLDGLYAGSAGCHPAGSVIGAAGHNAARRILADLGR, encoded by the coding sequence ATGGGTACGTCACAACCTCCGGCGGCCGACCTCGACGCGCTGCCGGCCCGCGCGGACGTGATCATCGTCGGCGCCGGGCACAACGGGCTGGTCTCGGCGATCCTGCTGGCCCGCGCCGGGCTGGACGTACTGATGTTGGAAGCGGCCGACGTGATCGGCGGCGCCACCCGCACCGAGCGGCCGTTCGTCACGGTGCCGGGGCTGTCCCACTCCACCGGGTCGTACCTGCTCGGGCTGATGCCGCCGGAACTGCTTACCACCCTCGACGTCGACATCCCGGTGCTGCGCCGCGACCCGCACTACTTCCTGCCCACCCCGGGCGGGCCCGGGTCGCCGTACCTCCTGTTCGGTGCAGACCGGGCGGCCACCCGGGCGCAGATGGCGGCGGCCTTCTCCCCCGCCGACGTGGCCGCCGACGACGCCATGCAGGCCGAGCTGGCGGCGCTACGCGACGACCTGGCACCGGCCTGGCTGACCGAGCCGCTGCCGGTGGAGCAGACCGCGCAGCGCTACATCCGGCCGGCGCTACGGCAGGTCTTCGTCGACCTGGTCCGCGGCTCGGTCGCCGACTACCTGGCCCGTTTCGAGTTCCGCTCCGAGCTGCTGGTCGCCATGTACGCCGTCACCGACGGGCTGAGCGGGCTGACCGCCGGGCCGGACGACCCCGGCACCGGCCACAACTTCCTGGCCCACAACATGTGTCGACTGCCGGGCTCGGACGGCACCTGGATGATCGCAGCCGGCGGGATGGGCACCGTGTCGCGGACCTTCGCCGACGCCGCCCGCGCCGCCGGGGCCCGGATCGTCACCAGCGCACCCGTCACCTCCGTCACGGTCTCCGGGACTGCCGCGAGCGGCGGCGCCGTCACCGGGGTCGTCGTCGCCGGCGACCGCGAGGTGACCGCGAGCGTGGTGCTCGGCGCCGGTGACCCGTACCGGTTGCTGGCGCTGGTCCCGGACGGGGTCCTGCCGGCGGAGCTGACCGACCGGATCGCCGCCACCCGCCGCCCCGGCAGCACCCTGAAGGTCAATCTGGCGCTGACCGGGCTGCCCCGGTTCAGCTGCCTGCCGGAGGCCGCGCCCAGCCCGTTCGGCGCCACCATCCACCTACTGCCCGGCTCGGCTTCGCTGCTGCCCGGTGGCGGTGGCGGTAGCGGTAGCGAGTCGCCGATGGCGGCGCTGCGGGCGATGTGGGCCGACGTACAGGCCGGCCGGTTGCCCGCCGAGCCCACCATCGAGTGGTATCTGCACACCACCGTCGACCCGTCGCTGCGCGACGCCGCCGGGCATCACTCGTCGGCGTTGTTCGTGCAGTCGGTGCCGTGGGCACCGACCGGTTCGTCCTGGGCGGCCGAACTGCCCGGGTACGTCGACCGGCTACTGGCCATCTGCGACCGGTACGCCCCCGGCACCAGCTCGCTGGTCGCCGAGGCGGTACCGCTCGCCCCACCCGGTATCGAGACGCACTTCGGCATCACCGGTGGGCACATCCACCACGTCGACAACACCGTGTCGTTCACCGATCGGATGCCGTACGCCACCGGGCTGGACGGGCTGTACGCCGGCAGCGCCGGCTGCCATCCGGCGGGCAGCGTGATCGGCGCCGCCGGGCACAACGCGGCCCGACGGATCCTCGCCGATCTGGGTCGGTGA